The DNA window ATTTAGTCGTCGATGTCGTGTTTGCTTGTGTCGAACTGGTTGTCTCACGCTCATGGAACTGTTCAACCATGTTCAATTTGGAGTGTTATTCAGTTAAATTATGAACAAGTTTCAGTTTTTCAATAGTTGAATTAGAATGTTTAGTTGACAATCTACCATTCTACCTTGTAAAAAATCATGAGTCCTATGCACAAGTATATCTGTACAAATCTGGTCAGATTTCAGGCTGAGACCCAACGGGTCCGCCGTAGTTCGCCGCAAACAAATCTGGTCGGAGCGTGCTGCACTTGGCCGGAGCAAACGACAGCGTCTCCTTCCGGACGTCGTAGAGGATGTGCATGTTCTGCTGCTGGAAGTTGCCGAGCGTGCTCATCGCGCCGTCCATCTGGTTCCGCATCGCTAGGCACCACACGCCGGAGCCCGAGATCATGTAGCTCTCCGCCGGGAGCACCATGTCGGCGCCGTCGAAGTGGAGCGTCATGCTCGGCATGGTCGGCGGCGCCGACGTCGGGGAAGGCAGCGCGAAGCACAGGTCGAGCCCGGTCGAGTCCGAGCCGTCGATCGCGGGCAGCGTCACCAGGGACTTCACGGCGGCGCGGACCTGCTGATACGCGGCGTTGGCCAGCGACGTGATGGTCGTGCCGGAGTCGATGATGagcccgccgctgccgtcggCGTTCAGGGAGAAGGCGTTGGGAGAGATGGGCAGCGCCGTCGTGCCGAGGGATATGCCGGTCAGGTTGAGGTAGTAGTAGGTGCTCATGGGCGCCTTGCCCGGGCTGGCGACGAACGGCGTGGAGCGGACGCCGGTGCCGTCGAGCGACGCCGACGGGCCGAGGAGGAGCGTGCTGGTGCTGTTGGTGTCCTGGAACGGCGTGAGGCAGTAGGAGAACCTGCCGGCGCCGAGCTGCGAGACGAGCGACAGGGCGCCCCTGCCCAGCCCGACGAGCCCCGCCGAGCCGTTCCAGTCGTCGCTGCTGGCGTTGCTGCACCCGAAGGCGATCCCTGGGACGCGGGCCTGgtcggcggccgccgccccgaAGGTGAAGGTCTCGGAGCCCTGGATTCCCGCCGTCCACCCGGTGCCGTACGTCTGGTTGTACATGCACGCGCaccccggcggcgccgccgccccggccagCGCCCCCACGCACATGCTCAGCGAGCTGTTGCACGGGAGCACGCTGAAGGTGGTGGAGCTCGCCGGGTTGTAGAGCGGCGCCTGCTGCCTGAAGCACTGGCCGCCGCAGGGCGCGCACTGCGTCCAGATGAGGTCGCTGCCGGTGTCCGCGATGGCCGGGTACGCCACCGGCGGCGTGCCGATGGCCAGCGTCATGAGGTACTCCCCGCCGTTGGGCAGGTCCTTGCGGGTGCGCGCGGACACCGTGGTGGCAGCAGCGCCGTCGGCGGCTGCGAGCGCGCGGCCGGCGgaccggtgccggtgccggtgcATGTCGCGGCGCAGCGCGTCGCGCACGAGCTGGGACGCGGGAATGCCGGGGTCGGCGTGGATGCGCGTGAGCCCGACGAGGACGCTGGCGGCGCCGGAGGCGAGCGTCGCGCAGATCAGGAAGACGAGCACGGCGAGCGACGCCATTTGCGAGGTTGACGACATCTGATCTGATCCCCAAGACGTAATTGCAGTTGCAGCTGGGATATGATTATGCAAGAATCGCATCGAAAATGTGAGGTTTATATAAGGTGATCATTGCCTGATCCGTTGGCCTGCTCCAAGCTACTAGGCTCTGATCAGTACCTGGTCAGAGCACGCCATCTTGTGCCGGTCTCGGCTGGTGAGTTGCCTGGAAGAGGTGAAACAGTCTGCAGCTCCGGCATTGTTGTCGCGCTCATGCCAAGAGGGTGGCGCCTACGATTGTATGGGCGATGAATTTTTAAGGGATTAGGTGAGGTATTTGTTCGGCGTGCAGGCAATAAGCTCGTTGAAACATGTGGCTCTACAAAATTGAACGGGGCCTGTGGTCGTTGGATAATTGTTAGGCGCTTTTTCTCCAGGGAGCAGCCGTCGTCATGGTCCAAAAGCAGGTCAGATGCAGGGATTGACTGGATCAGACCAGACCACATAGTCGGAAAACCGCGTGCAGGCATCGCCTGTAAATTGACCACCTATGTTGCGGCTAGATATGAGATCAACGGCAATAAGAACAGCATGGAGATGAAGAGGAAAAGTTGGATGAATGTTTACTTCTTCAAAGAAAATCAGCCATTTCTGTTTTGTGATTATTTTAAATATCGAACAcgtttaaacttaacatttttaGTACTGTGATCTAACCCTTTTAGTTATTGAGGTCCATGGCATGACAAAGAGGGGTTATTACATAATGAAAAAATATGTGTTAAGTTATATGCAAACAAAAAAAATTTAAGAATATACGAAAAGGTGAACTACATGCCCTTATAATTCAATATGATCAATTGTCGAAAGAGAAAATATATAtcctcctccccccccccccccaaaaaaaaaacaatggcGTTGCACTTTGTGGACATTACTCATATTGTTTGGTCATCTATCATTACCAGATCTTCGTATGTTACTTCATTCAATCGATTTTCTTTTACATGCTGGACTTCGTAATCCCTCTAGTTTCAAATAGCCGATAGGTGTCATTTTAAACATCGACAGTCTCCAAATTAAAATAAAACTCTGGCTAGTACGTTTGGAGTATTCAGCTACATTTGGAGTATTCCATTACATTCTAAACATGTCTGActtttcaatttttttatatttttaaacCAAGTGAAAGAGTGCTGCCATACATTTCAAAACGAAGAATAAAGTACATCGACATCAAAGGGAACACCTCTATATAGAAGTATACACACCACCATCATGGCACAACTAGACTATCACAAGGACAAGATACATATAGCATTTTCCTCAAAAAAGAAGATACTTAGCACATTGAATTGAAAATTTCTTCGATCGGGTCACTGCATAAAAATGATGAACCCACCTATGCACACGGATATATATCTCCTATTATTTTAAATATATGATGTTTAGAATGAGTCGATAATTCAAAAATGAACAAAGTGGCTTGTCCTAATCAACATGTATTCCATCCGTTCCAAAATGTAGGTTATTTTAGTTTTTTTAGATTCATAGTTTTTCTATACACTTAGATATAACATATATCTTGATGTATAGCAAAAATTATAatttaaaaaaatcaaaacgaactatattttggaacggagggagtatctaAGAAAAGAGGGAACATTTGTAGTTAGGTCTGGTCAGAGTGTGCTGCACTTGGTCGGAGCAAACGACAGTGTCTCTTGCCCAACGTCGTAGAGGATGTGCATGTTCTGCTGCTGGTAGTTTCCGAGCGTGCTCATCGCGCCGTTGGTCGTGTTCTGCATCGCTAGGCACCACAAGCTGGAGTCCAGGATCATGTAGCTGTCCACCGGGAGCACCATGTCCGCGCCGTCGAAGTGGAGCGTCATGCTCGGCAtggccggcgccgccgacgccgcagaCGGCAGCGCGAAGCACAGGTCGAGCCCCGTCGTTGCCGACCCGTCTGTCATCGGCAGCGTCACCAGCGAGACGACGGCGGCGCGGACCTGCTGGTACGCCGCGTCGACCAGCGACGTGATGGTCGTGCCGGAGTCGATGATGAGCCCGCCAGTGCCGTCGGCCTTCAGGGAGAAGGCGTCGGGCCGGATGGACAGCGCCGTCGTGCCAAGAGAGATGCCCGTCAGGTTGAGGTAGTAGAAGGTGTTCATGGGAGCCTCGGCCGGGCTGGCGACGAACGGCGTGGAGCGGACGCCCGTTTCGTCGAGCGCCGCCGACGGCCCGAGGAGGAGCGTGCTGGTGCTGCGGGTGTCCTGGAACGGCGTGaggcagtaggagaacttgCGGGCGCTTAGCTGCGAGACGAGCGACAGCCTCCCCCTGCCCAGACCGACGAGGCCGGCCGAGGCGTTGAAGTCGTCGCTGCTCGCGTTGCTGCACCCGAAGGCGATGCCTGGGACGCGGGTCTGGTCGGCCGGCGCCGAGCCGAACGTGAACGTCTCGGACCCCTGGACGCCCGACGTCCACCCGGTGCCGTACGTGTAGTTGTACGTGCACGCGCACCCCGGCGGCGGGGTCGCCCcggccagcgccgccgcgcagATGCTCAGCGAGCTGTCGCACGGGAGCACGCCGAAGGTGGTGGAGCTCGCCGGGTTGTAGAGCGGCGCCGGCTGCTTGAAGCACTGGGCGCCGCAGGGCGCGCACTGCGTCCAGATGAGGTCGCTGCCCGTGTCGGCGATGGCCGGGTAGGACAGCGGCGGCGTGCCGATGGCCAGCGTCATCAGGTACTCCCCGCCGCCGGGCGAGTTCTTCCTGGTCGGCGCGGACACCGTGGCGGCGCCGCCGGACGCGGCGAGCTGCCTGGCGCTGTGCCGGTGCGTGTCGCGGCGCAGGGCGTCGCGGACGAATTGGGAGGCGGTGAGTCCGGAGTGGATGCGCGTGAGCTCGACGcggacgccggcggcgccggaggcggCCAGCGTCGCGCAGAAGAGGGCGGTGAGAACGGCGAGCGACGCCATTTGTGCCGTCGCCGTCGATGACATGTAAGCAAACTCACAATACAAGAATGGCAATGGAATGTTTGCGTTATATATATAAGCTGGTAATCATGGCGGGCTAGCTCTAACGCGGTAATGTTAACCTGGTCAGAGCACGGCATCCTGTGCCGGTCCTGTTTGGGGAATTGCCTGGAAGAGCCGAAGCAGTCTGCAAAGTCTACCATTGTTGTCACATTCACATCAACACGGCTGCGTCTACGACGATTATTATGAGCGCTGAAAAAAGGGATTAGCTGAGGTGCTTGGTCGGCGTTGAGTACTAAAATCAACGGGACCTGCGGTCGTTGGATCACTGTGAGGTCATGGTGATCCAAAAGCAGTTCAGCTTCCAGAAGTCCGAATTCAGAGATGCACGAATTGTCTGAATCCAATCAGAGATGAGAACGGGGTCCAGATATTCCCAGCATGCCACTATTACTAGATCATCGTTAATCGGAGAAGAAAGGATAGAGAAAAAAAAGTTGCTGTGCATTTTTTTTTGTGTGGTAGATTTGGCCCAGTTACATGTATCCTCCATAATTTGTGCTCTGTCTTGGCTGGCTAGTGGTAGATAAATTCCAAATAATTAGGCCTGTTTAGAAGGCACAACTAACCTCCACCATCATAAGAATTTTCGCTTTATCTTTCGAAACGAAGGGCAAGAGCCTCTGTCATACATTTCGAAACGAAGAATAAAGTAGACTGACCTCAAAGGAGAACACCTTCACACACAAGTATATGACACCATCAAGACCACACGGATCCGAAGCGCAAACATCAAATGATCAAACGACAACTAGACTGTCACAAGGGAAATATACTTAGCACTGCCACTTCCTTTTAGGCAAATGCTATGTATCTTTAATTGGGAAGTTTATTCGACAGGTTGCGTGTGTGTGAACCTCTGTTCAGAGCGTGCTGCACTTGGCCGGAGCAAACGACAATGTCTCCTTCCTGACATCGAAGAGGATGTGCATGTTCTGCTGCTGGTAGACGCCGAGAATGTTCGCCACGCCGTAGGTCTGGTTCTGCATGGCCAGGCACCACAAGCCGGAGTCGGAGATCATGTAGCTGTCCGCGGGGAGCACCATGTCCGCGCCCTCGAAGTGGAGCGTCATGCTCGgcatggccggcggcgccgACATCGGGGACGGTAGCGCGAAGCACAGGTCGAGCCCCATCGCTGCCGACCCATTTGTGTTGGGCAGCGTCACCAGCgcgaggacggcggcgcggaTCTGCTGGTACACCGCGTCGTCAAGTGATGTGATCGTCGTGTCCGAGTCGATGATGATCCCGCCGGTGCCGTCGGCCTTCAGGGAGAAGGCGTCTGGGGCGATGGATAGAACCTTCGTGCCGAGGGATATGCCGGTCAGGTTGAGATAGTAGAACACCCTCATGGGAAGCCTGGACGGGCTGGCGACGAACGGCGTGGAGCGGACGCCGGCGCCGCTGAACGCGGCCGACTCCCCGAGGA is part of the Panicum hallii strain FIL2 chromosome 2, PHallii_v3.1, whole genome shotgun sequence genome and encodes:
- the LOC112882068 gene encoding aspartic proteinase nepenthesin-1-like, which translates into the protein MSSTSQMASLAVLVFLICATLASGAASVLVGLTRIHADPGIPASQLVRDALRRDMHRHRHRSAGRALAAADGAAATTVSARTRKDLPNGGEYLMTLAIGTPPVAYPAIADTGSDLIWTQCAPCGGQCFRQQAPLYNPASSTTFSVLPCNSSLSMCVGALAGAAAPPGCACMYNQTYGTGWTAGIQGSETFTFGAAAADQARVPGIAFGCSNASSDDWNGSAGLVGLGRGALSLVSQLGAGRFSYCLTPFQDTNSTSTLLLGPSASLDGTGVRSTPFVASPGKAPMSTYYYLNLTGISLGTTALPISPNAFSLNADGSGGLIIDSGTTITSLANAAYQQVRAAVKSLVTLPAIDGSDSTGLDLCFALPSPTSAPPTMPSMTLHFDGADMVLPAESYMISGSGVWCLAMRNQMDGAMSTLGNFQQQNMHILYDVRKETLSFAPAKCSTLRPDLFAANYGGPVGSQPEI
- the LOC112881843 gene encoding aspartic proteinase nepenthesin-1-like, which gives rise to MSSTATAQMASLAVLTALFCATLAASGAAGVRVELTRIHSGLTASQFVRDALRRDTHRHSARQLAASGGAATVSAPTRKNSPGGGEYLMTLAIGTPPLSYPAIADTGSDLIWTQCAPCGAQCFKQPAPLYNPASSTTFGVLPCDSSLSICAAALAGATPPPGCACTYNYTYGTGWTSGVQGSETFTFGSAPADQTRVPGIAFGCSNASSDDFNASAGLVGLGRGRLSLVSQLSARKFSYCLTPFQDTRSTSTLLLGPSAALDETGVRSTPFVASPAEAPMNTFYYLNLTGISLGTTALSIRPDAFSLKADGTGGLIIDSGTTITSLVDAAYQQVRAAVVSLVTLPMTDGSATTGLDLCFALPSAASAAPAMPSMTLHFDGADMVLPVDSYMILDSSLWCLAMQNTTNGAMSTLGNYQQQNMHILYDVGQETLSFAPTKCSTL